A stretch of the Candidatus Chlorobium masyuteum genome encodes the following:
- a CDS encoding deoxycytidylate deaminase: MQEESRSDCGCSCGGEGGEAGAEKRLGWHEYFMSVAHLISRRATCTRGHIGAVIVRDHNILSTGYNGAPSGLPHCNETTCRIYRSTHPDGTVEENCVNTIHAEINAIAMAAKHGVSIGEADIYITSSPCIHCLKVLINVGIKTIYYDKPYKIEHIDELLRLSGIRLVQVSAGANPAA, translated from the coding sequence ATGCAGGAAGAATCAAGGTCGGATTGCGGTTGCTCATGCGGTGGAGAGGGCGGCGAGGCCGGGGCTGAAAAGAGGCTTGGCTGGCATGAATATTTCATGAGCGTCGCGCATCTTATCTCCCGACGGGCAACCTGTACGAGAGGCCATATCGGGGCGGTTATTGTCCGTGATCACAATATTCTTTCGACCGGCTATAACGGAGCGCCTTCCGGCCTGCCTCACTGCAATGAAACTACCTGCCGGATTTACCGAAGTACCCATCCTGACGGAACGGTCGAGGAGAACTGTGTCAATACCATCCATGCGGAGATCAATGCCATAGCTATGGCCGCAAAACATGGAGTCTCCATCGGTGAAGCTGATATCTACATTACCTCAAGCCCCTGTATTCACTGCCTTAAAGTGCTGATAAACGTAGGCATAAAAACAATTTATTACGACAAGCCCTACAAGATCGAGCATATAGACGAACTGCTCAGGCTCTCTGGTATCCGGCTGGTCCAGGTCTCTGCGGGAGCGAATCCGGCGGCATGA